In Juglans microcarpa x Juglans regia isolate MS1-56 chromosome 1S, Jm3101_v1.0, whole genome shotgun sequence, the genomic stretch TTGTGTGcaatatcaaattatcaatcAGTACACTGTGCTGTACATGGGTTCGCAGTCTTGTCCCACATTGCTAGCACTGCAGGAGAACCTTCACGAGCGGGACGATAAAAGAGAGCATGAGTTAACGTAATAATCATACCTTTCTCGGCCTTTTGGCTAAGATCAAGTGTAGTATCTGTTCTTATCAGTTTAATATCTGATACGTGGCCCATCGGGTCACAcgatattaaattaattttttgaggGGGAGTGCCCATAACAGTAGCTTGCTACTGGGGCTCTCGAGCGTCGCCTTTGTGTTGCACTACGGCATCGGCCCGGCGCACCCCCACCCAATTCTAGTTGAAATGTATACCAGCGAGAACAGAACTGCAGCTCTGGATGTGTGGGACAGAATAGAAGAATTTGTACTGTCACGACTCACGAAGGCATTCTTGATGCTCAGAGACTTCCTAGATAAGCTTTAGGAACATAGCTCTGATGTTTGTGAGCTCTTTTACCCTCATACTCAATGCAACTTTCTTGGCTTCATTAGATGCTCATTCAATTAGCTGAACAATATATCTCAATGTTTTTGAGCTCTTTGACCCTCATACTCAATGCAACTTTGGATTATAGTTGTGATATTTGAATGAGATGAGCTAAAGCCTAGCTCCTGTGCAAGTTTTCTTGATCAGCTTAGCCTCACTCACAGCTTGATTTGATTATGCTTGTCAATTGTGGGATTCATACGCGCACTGAGATCAGAGCTAGGGCTGACAGATGCACAAGCTTCAAAAACAAGTTATACGCAGTCTGGTGCTTGCTTATTTCTGTATATTATTAAAGTGCATTCTTCTTTTGGACTGATCAAAAGCTATGCCTATGGTTGATACTTCACCCTGCtctgtttttttccttctctggCGAGGCCCAAAGTTCAGATAAATCAACTCTACGATCTGGGTTTCACATTCTGTACTCCATGGagaattaatataatttgagcaGTCTGAAATAGAACTCAGTTCCTTAAAACTGACCAACTGATTGACTAGGAAGATTGTATGCAGTCTTTGGTCCTTGATTAGAAAAGCGTAACTGCTGCCTACAGTAGTCGGATGGATTAAGCCAGATGTTTGATTTGTATTGGGGATAGGCATGTCTAGGCGATTAGTCAAATGAGAGTTGGGTTGTGACACTGAAATTCTTTTTTACTGCAAAAGGTATTTCTCCGCCAAAAGCGATGACATAACAATAAACTCAATAAACTCATACATAATCTCTTAAAAAAAGTTCATTAGTCggggaaaaattagttttttagaCCTTGGCCTTGCCTCCCTTCCACCCTTCCACTCACAAAAagttcccataaaaaaaaaataataataataataaaattatcttctcACCTAAATGTTTGCATGTTGGCCCTGCAAGATGGCATAGCCTCTGTTTCCCACTTTTGTGTAATACTTGTGTTTAGAGAAGGCTTCTTACTCAAACAAGTAGATTATCAATTATTTTGCATAGTGTTTTCTGTGAAGAACTCGTACGAATTCTTGCCTCTAGTTTTGGTCAGGTTTACACTTTCTTGTTGCTgactttaattattgtttaaacCCAACTGGAGATTGTATGGTTTATTGATATTATGTAAAAGTGCCCAGTGGATAGATCATAAGCCAGCAATCATCTTTATTGAGAAGGAAAGAGAGCTAGATGTCTCCTCAGTaatacaaaacaatattaaCCCGAAGAggtcaccaaaaaaaaaaaaaaaaggtataccCAAATCCTGCAAGCTAAGAAAACTGAATAAAGTACTGTAGAATacaataataatcacaataatatgtaGGCATTGTGTGCTGTGAAAGGCAGACTAGCACAGGACAAAATTCTTATGTGGTGAAGGATGAAGCAAATGCTGCAGcacaaagaaggaagaagagatgCGAAATCGACAACTTGATGGAACTTCCAGCTGATGAACCGTCGTCTGTCGATGGGACAGTTTTAGATCCTCCTCCTGCTCATGTGAACATCAACATGAACATGATTAAACCAATGAACAAAATAAGCaactaaaaaaatgataaacaaaacTTGTTCTATTGCCACATATATCTTAAGGTCCCTGTAAAGATTTGATTTTATTAAACCCAAAATCTGGTCTGCATTGTTCAGCATGTGACAAATAGCAACAATTTTGCATTCAGCTGAATAAACAATGCCAGCGTTTTGTACCTGAAGGAACTGTGTTTGAAGAGTCTGGTGTTCCTGCGGGGGAGTCGGCTGGAGAAGCAGCTGCTCATATTCACGAAAGTGAAAGTTAGAAGAGACGAAAACAAGACATTATTGCTTTTTTCAATACAGTTGTTCAGAGTATTTCTCCAAAATATTGGTCAGAGAAGATTTTGATATGGAGTCATACCGTTACAGCGGCTAAGGGGTGGAGTCTGAACATTACAAGCACTAGGAAGGCCTAGAGCCTGAGTTCGGTTGACGTTGACCCCCAGCGACGAGCCACCACCATTAATGACCTCACACAAGCACTGCGGCTGCGAACGGACTACGGAGGCGAGCTGCGAGCAGCATCCTGAAGATGGGGTGGAGGAGTTGCCGGTAATGTAGTTTAGGCATGGTGACAAGCTGATTATCACATTTGTACAGCTCGACTGAGCCTCAGCTCCTGCCCAGAGCATGGTCACTAGGACTAGGACCACACCCATCTCAAACTTTCCTTGCGCCATTGAGATGTTCCCAAATATGTGCTGAAAAAATACTTGTAAATGCTAAAATGATCTTGTGCCACTCGGGTATGCTTAGTATGGTGGGGGGAAGAGGATGGATGTATGCATGGCCCTTTATAGGGAAATCaaaacagagagacaaaagaGAGAACTTGGGTTATGTGGGTGAACAACTTTCTCCTACTCTCTAACGGGTTCTCGTCACTTTGGCTTGCAGCCTACCTACCTAGCTCGATCCAGCTTCTTGTTCAAAGTTCAAAACTGGAGACTTTTGGGAACTTTTACGTAGCTTGATgcataaagaaaatttattagtttttgaaGGTCGGCTATGTGGGTGACCAATTTGTGCAATATTTGGCAAGGAGGAGAGAGTCCACGTTGAGAAACTTCTAGCAATAAGAAGAAAGCATGACGCGTTTATGACTTTTAAATTCTCTTTCAACTGGCTTTTTGGCCTAAAAGTTGAGAATCTGAACTGGTAAAGATAGGTAGCAGACAATtctaatcataaaataataggGATatatggtgatgtggcataggaAAAAACTATTAGCTTacgtttaaatgttaagattattatttatgaataatagtaaaatagtacGAGATTACTTCACTTAGGTGGCGATAGCAACTCCATCTTGTACATGCTTCCTTGATAATGACATCCTTCAGCTAAGAGAATTCACTTTGCTTATTAGGATTGCTTTTACTGATGATTTTTACATCTTTCCAGGAAGCCTATCAACAACTCCATCATTTGTATTTGTCCCCAGTGTCTTCGACGAAAATGCTATTCAACCCACCTTTTTAAATGGTGACcgctataattttttttttctaaaaaatatttttcaaattgtttaAATCACTTGTTATTCAGAAACCATTTCGAAAGTAAAAACAcagatagaaatataaaataaaaaaagaaaatgccaaaTGGTGGGAAAATGGTAGCCGAGTAGCATAATCCATCGTCGTTTATTAATATGTAAGAGGAGcgaggaaaaataatattcatcatcgttttaattattattcttttattactcTTGATGTAGCATAAAATAACcggtaaataaataataaataacaaataattttttaatcatttaacattacaagatgtgacatatttatcatcattaaataattttttattagataattttttattatttaatagtgatatatatatcacatcttatataatagaatgaaaatgagattatgATGTGGTATATAACGTTcctcttttactttttctgtCTATTTCTGTTGGCGTGAGTTCTATAAACTACATTCTCAGATCTGTCGTTTTGGTTTTCGCATATTTCCGACGTACTTTAAACTACATTATTGGGCTGAGAGAGTCCTGggtattctttttctttagaaatAAAACCAGGAGAATTCTTGGTGATGTTGGTGCACGCTTTGCATTCGTATCAGAGAGAATGCTCCATATTGAACATATTGAACTAGTGGGGTTCTTTTTTGGAATACATATTGAACATGTTGCTTAGAGGTGTGCCAATCTCCAAAAGTTTGGATtagaaagatattatatattacattgtCCTGTAATATATAGTCTATATCGATGCTAAATATAAGTTTAGAGTGTACAAATCCTATtcattacctttaaaaaataatgaaacccacctttaaaaaattgacttttttatGTGTACTTTAGATttgttaacttttttaaaaaaaaatgcatgatacTTGCACTCGaagattgtatctaatattactctataGGATAACTCTTTGAAATATCCTTACCCAAAATGATAACTTTGTTTTTGGaaagtttagatagtgagttgagttgcgatgagatgaaatgaaaattaaataaaatattgttagaatataattttttaatataatttttattttgagatttgaaaaaattgagttgtttattatattttgtttgaaagtttgagaaaattgtaatgattagataagataagatgagataagatcaactcatttcatctaatctaatcattacaatttttttaatttttcacataatcatataaacaatttaactttttctaatcacaaaacaaaaataatattaaaaaaaatatacatctcataaaacaaacttgaaaattaaataaaatattgtttgaatattttttattttattttatgatttaaaaaaagttaaattgtttaatttaattttcgcAACACTTCTCGACTTATCTCATATGCAAATACAAACCAGGCTAATATACACGGGAAACCAAGTCTTAAAATAGAGAGACACCATTCGTAACTATAGAAACACTGGAATATGTTGTAATGAGCAGGATTACACGGAAGGTATAAAGGTTCGGTCTTTAACTGCACGGCAAACCAAAGTATTGGAGAAAGATGCTTTAGTTAACCAAAGTACGTGTAAGATAATACATTAAAGCCAGTAAAAGCACTCGAATAGTAGTAATTAACTGTCCAAGAAATCCCAAAGAAAACTCAGAAGCTGCAGCAAAGTGAACTATATGCGGCCATGAAGATGGAAAGAAGGACGACTTGAAGAGGCATTTCTACAACAGCACCGTTGGAAGAGCTTGCACCGGTCATTGGAACTGTTTTAGATCCAGCTCCTGCAACCACTCACATGTGATGTTCAAGACGATATATTATCTGATTTCTAGGATATAACCCATCTTAAACAgctatttatttatagatcatgCTTTCAATAGGATAAATTTGTATTTGAGAGAAAATcactaaattattaaataatattcacaTCTTTTATTCACTCATATGGGATGTGATATGAAGGTAACAGTTGAAACAATCAGTGAATCAGAATTGGTCCTTGGTGATACATCATTTGTTTAGGAACGATTTGTTGCATATTTCATATCGACGGTACCTGGTTCTGATGAGCTAGTTGAAGAGTTTGAAAGTTCATTTGAAGAGGTCCCACTCCCAGGTGCCCCTTCCGGTGAACCAACTGGGGAAGCCACAGGGGATGATGCTGGTCCTTTAGCAGCTGCCCGGAAAGTAAGCTTAAGCAAAATTCTCCATTTATGCAGtttgatattttaatgaaatcagAAAATAGTCTTGGTTTCAACTTTACCATTACACCGGCTGATGGGCGGAGTTTGCACATTGCAAGCACCTGGGAGTGCAAGAACAAGCGTCCGGTTGATTGTAATGCCCAATgctgcaccaccaccattaaGCGCCGTACAAAGGCATTGTGGCTGGGATTTTACAACACTCGCAAGCTGTGAGCAGCAGGAAGAAGATGGGGTTGAAGATTTCCCAGTGATGTAGTTAAGGCATGGAGACATGCCAAGGAGCACACCGATGCAGCCTGATTGAGCAGCAGATCTAGCCAACAGCATGCTGAATAGGACCAAGAACAGAGCCATGCCAATCCCTCTTAAGGCCATGAAAAGTACTTTGAATAACTTTTGGTGCGTCTCAAAAGTCTAGTTTTAAGTTGCACTTGGGAGTTAAGCAATGGGGGGGGCTTCTTTATACAAAAAGCCCAAAAAGGCTGCACTTGGTATTTTCGGTTGTCTACATCCACCTACGTTGTATTTGGTAAACTAAACAGGCTAAATGAGGTAAGATTTgccattaataaaataaatccatacCATTACATTTTAAGACGTTAAAGCCTAAGTCTATGGTATTTGCTCGAATCATCGTGTATCATACTTCCTAAAACTGCTGCAACCTGTACttccatatataaataaatatacaacaGAAATCAGCAAGCAACCACGGAGCAGAAAATTGACCTTAGATTGAAAACTCAATCAGGTCAGCTAACCACCAAACTTCATAGCATCTGAAAACTGCAAATTTATACCAAAATTATTCTAGCTACCTGCATCTCGTCACTCTTCTTCCCCTTTGTTATTCATGAACATAGGCCATTGCAATTTACCTTGTGAATAGCCAGGTTTCAGTGAATAACCTCACACGCCATCAGAAGCTATAGGTTTCAATTGGCCCAGATCAAGTAgcatccttttcttttcatgatcACGAACAATCAAGACAACAACCAACTAGGCagacaaaaattttcaaataagcaAGGGATAGGTGCTTCTGGTGGCAGGCATGTCACATCGGTTAGAGGTGTAATTTGTACAGGCAGCTCAAGTTCAACTTGATTAACATGACTCACGCTTGAGTTGTTCAATAAAAGAGTTCGGGCATAATTCCTTTTAGGTAAATGAGCACAtgcataaatatgaaattacGATTGATTAATAAACAATACACCTTAAATATAACACAAATCGACTATATTAATATTCAATTGCAATCTCATTAGTATGCATTGTAATacacatataaataaaaatacgtTATATACATGCAAGATATCAAGTGtgcatatatatactaattatctGTATAAATTGCAATGCTGTGTTAGTATGATTTTAATGTTGAAGTTGcaatttcaattcatttaatttatatcaacttaaaaaattCTCAAGTTAAGTGAGCTTGATCGAGCATTCAACTCGATTACAACCTGGATTCCAAGTCAAGCTCGAGTCAGATTTTCTATAAATCGAATTGAACCCAACTCTTATGAGTTTCCGTCTGAACTTGAGAGACTTCAATTGCCTGAACTTTGAATACAAGCGACATACAGGAGTGTAATGATGCATCCACAGAAGGTAATACATAGGGTGCAAATGGgaatgtttaaaattttttactgttcatgcactgttcacaaaatgttcacaaaatattcatcaatTCATGAACAATacataaacagtaaaaaaaaattatacatccTATACACATCCCGTGCATAATTCTCGTGTACCAATCAATTTcctatagaaaataaaaaagaacaatagAAATCCTCTTCAATTTTTTGATTCAAACACTTTCTACAATTCGAAGAGAGATACACACAATCTGTTGATCtcaaaacattaaatgatatCCATGAATGGTGTCATATTCCAACATTGATGTAATTAAATCCACATCATGTATTTATATCTCTCCAAATTGTAgaaagtgtttaaataaaaaagattaccCGATTCTCAACTGGAGAAAATTAGGTCACTAAAACTCAATGCAAACACAATTCCAAGGATGTGATATGAATGTTGTGATGTAACAACTTTAGACCTccctttttttcccccttttaatatcaaggcttttCCTTTTTGATTGTGTAAGTGTCGTATCTTTACTCTTTTATTGTTAAATGTGCTTTACAAACCATGAATACTGTACAGTAAAACATGTCTTTTTTCAAGTCTTATAACTTGTATCACATATGATCTTTGGTTGTGTAGAATTTCCTGTTTCTTTCTAAGTGAAATCCATTGTAGTTAATATTTCAAGTTAACTAAAATGAACCAACCCAAAAAGtagaaatcacataaaaaaagtCATTTCTAATACAAGTTACATGAACATTGACAAGAGATATGTCCGACTGCATTTCAATCGTAGTCTACAAGGCACACCCACcagtaagagaaaaaatactAACTAAAAAACAAGAGAATGTAAAAGAGAGGTCTAAAAacctaaagaaagaaaaattgtattacttgcaaaaatagaaagtaaaataaactTGAGCATTTCTTCCAATCttctctaaaataaatttgCCTCTATTGAACCTCCCATTTCTATTATTTCACATCATGTATGATTATAAATTTCCATCCTCGTGTAGGGCAGTCAAATTGTGTTAAGTGTGTATTTGTTCATTTAAGTTCAGGTCCAAGTAGGGCTGTCAATCATATTGGGTCATGTTGGGATCAAACCCAAATAATTACGTGGGTCAAACACATCAACCTAAACCCGAAGCAACTATTTCACAGGTTGACCACAACAAGACCCATATAACCCGTTCATCTATCTGAGTCGTGTGGAGTTGAGTCAACCAATCATAAtctatctaaaaataaataaaaatgttaaatatttacatattttcgATTAGTCCTACAATTGGATAAAAAGGCAAAGACTATAGCAGAAAAACTTAGGGAAAGCTTTAAAATAAATGCTACATTTTCCAATTTAAAATTCAACTTCtaactaaaaatatgaatcaGACCACAGGTTAACCCGAGTGACTAAATCAAATGAcccaaatcttttttcttttggctaaCTGGGTCAACCCAttgacccgtttaataattGGGTCAAATTTAGGTTAACCTTAATTGATTCAATCCCAGTTACTCCCAACACTAATCGGTATCAGATTCACAAGTGAATAAGATGTCACTAAGTGAgaagaaataagtttttattatattgaaattatgataactatacagtGAAATTGCTTTTAAAGAGATGGAGGCGTTGTGGAGAAACATTATCGATGCTCAATATGGGAGGGTTTGGGGGAGTTGGTGTTCTAACGAGGTTAGAAGTGTGTACGATGTGGGCTTGTAAAAATATGTCTAGAATGGCTGGGGGAATTGCTTAATCATGTTTCATTTAAGGTCGGTGGTGGGCAGAGACATTTTTAGCATGATCTTTGCTGCGGGGATTTGGTGCTTAAGAAtgcatttccttctctttttaggATTGCACGGGACAAAGAAGTCACAGTAGCTGATTCTGTATTTTTATCTAACAATTTCCCTCAATGGAATGTGAGTTTCATTAGAAACttacatgattg encodes the following:
- the LOC121245812 gene encoding non-specific lipid transfer protein GPI-anchored 5-like, with amino-acid sequence MAQGKFEMGVVLVLVTMLWAGAEAQSSCTNVIISLSPCLNYITGNSSTPSSGCCSQLASVVRSQPQCLCEVINGGGSSLGVNVNRTQALGLPSACNVQTPPLSRCNAASPADSPAGTPDSSNTVPSGGGSKTVPSTDDGSSAGSSIKLSISHLFFLLCAAAFASSFTT
- the LOC121246194 gene encoding non-specific lipid transfer protein GPI-anchored 5-like isoform X2, encoding MALRGIGMALFLVLFSMLLARSAAQSGCIGVLLGMSPCLNYITGKSSTPSSSCCSQLASVVKSQPQCLCTALNGGGAALGITINRTLVLALPGACNVQTPPISRCNAAKGPASSPVASPVGSPEGAPGSGTSSNELSNSSTSSSEPGAGSKTVPMTGASSSNGAVVEMPLQVVLLSIFMAAYSSLCCSF
- the LOC121246194 gene encoding non-specific lipid transfer protein GPI-anchored 5-like isoform X1 produces the protein MASYKSLSLGIGMALFLVLFSMLLARSAAQSGCIGVLLGMSPCLNYITGKSSTPSSSCCSQLASVVKSQPQCLCTALNGGGAALGITINRTLVLALPGACNVQTPPISRCNAAKGPASSPVASPVGSPEGAPGSGTSSNELSNSSTSSSEPGAGSKTVPMTGASSSNGAVVEMPLQVVLLSIFMAAYSSLCCSF